In the genome of Peromyscus eremicus chromosome 1, PerEre_H2_v1, whole genome shotgun sequence, the window AAGAGTTAGCCATGCTTTTACacttaaaggatttattttttaaaaaatttattcttctgtcatacattACTTCCTGACCGCAgcttccctccctctactcctcccggTTCCCCTTCACCTATTTCCCCTCTTGCCCAGgtccactccttctctgtttaccttcagaaaagagcaggcctcccagggatgtcaatcaaacacagcataacaagttacaataataATCTAAATTAACCAAATAACCTTTCTGCCCAGTGGAAGTTCATAATTTGTGCTAAAGTATTGCTTTCCTCCACAGGTCTCTTTAAAATACACCCATGTGCATCTCTTGTCATAAGCACCAAAATCAAAGATGACCTATCTTCTATGATCCTGTGAGAGGGATGGGGAGGCCTGCATCTTCAGTGTGATGCTGCCTATTTACCTAGTTGACGTTTACACCTTGCTTttttccttgttacctagttgaCGTTTACACCTTGCTTttttccttgttacctagttgaCGTTTACACCTTGCTTTTTTCCTTGAGGAATCGAACTTTCTGTGACCTTCATTGAACTTCAATAGATTTTTTCTCCTGTATTTAGTGACTCATTTGTAACTTTCATCCTTACTTCTCAAGCTTTGAAACCCATTTTCTCTTACTTCTCAGACTCTGACATTTATATCAGGAGCATTGCATAAATATACTCCTGCTCAAAGTCTTCAGAGCCTTGCAAATTCAGGAGTGGGATCTTGCCATGCCTTGTGAGTTTTCTGTAGGCTCCTTACACTTTTGAAGAAATGCAGGTCTATTTTACCCTTTCTCAGACTGGCCATTTTATATGGGCATCAGCACTCCATTGCCTCTCTGCCATGGTTGATATGGCATACCAGGGGATTTTCTTCAGATAGTTAAGCAGAAATTGGATGTTACTGAATCTGTATCTTTGATGCACATTGGATGTCTATCTTTTCATAGCCCAACaatgtaaacaatgacaataaaatGCTCAGCTGAACCCGAGAAACTGAATATATTGTCTCTATTAGCTTTCTACATCTGtgcctcttttcctcttttcatgACAGATTCTTCtgggtttcctttctttcttctttcagcaTCAGTTTATCTCACTAAACCCAGTTCTAGCTTTTACTGTAGTAGTAACAACTAAAGACAGCAGGACTCtagaaacaggaaaggaaagccaATTACTTTCAAATATTAATTAAAGCAAAACAATCAAGCAAATGAACAAACTAACTGAAAACTGAAGAAGGCACATTGAGTGTTTAACTAGTGTGAGAAGAATATCATGGACAGGATAACAAAATCTCTATCAAAGGCAACAACCCACACTCTGACTGCTctaacaaagaacaaagaaaggccAGAAAATGCTGCAGTTGCCACTTACAACATAAATGATTTTTGTGAgaatgtgattattttataatattagaAATCAACAACTGAATAATTTGCAGCCTCTGGAAAAAATAATAACCCATGGAGGTGAAAATAATGTGTAATTTATCATCATCTGTTTCCTTTGTGATGCGAGAATCAACCTGAGAGTTTAGTGCATACAGGCAAGTGCTGTGCCACtgagcacacacatattcatCATCCaggaattttaaagatttttcctgTATTAAATTTGAGTCAACTATACCTATATACAGACCTACCTAACCCTTGACCTGTCCACAATTTAGTATAAGAACAACTATGTAGGAAAAACAGCCTATACTATCAATCTGAATGGCCTTAGCACATCTTAGTTTAAAACATATTCCCATATGTCAGTTATTTAAAATATCCAGTGttattatttttccataaaataGGTAATGGCATCTAAACTGAGAAATTTGTGGCACATATTTCTCCTGCACAAACAACAAGTAAACAAACTAAAAACTATGCAGACCACTTTGCTGAATATTGTTCGTGCAAAGTAACACTGGAATCAGTTGAAATTGAGGATGATCAATATAATAGAAACTAGTTCTTTAGTATAGTAACAATACCACTTCTTTGAAATTTGAAAGAGTTCAGTATATTATTGCCTATATGTGAAACCTATTCAAATATTGTAATATGGATTATCATTGATGAATTTTACTTATGCTAGATAATGAAGAGACAACAGTGTATCATGCTTGATCCAGAATCACAGATTTATAAAAAGCGCCTGAATTTGACAGGGATAGCATAAATATACATGAGAATGCTTAAGCAAGATTACAAGGATTAACTCTACCCCAATGAGTGAAGACATATAGAAGAACTTGgatgtttcccaattttaaattgTTAGCATTTCTAATCAATCTGTAAACAATTAAATATTAGGAAAAAATGTGTTCAATTACAGATTCCAAACACAACTGAAAGGAAAGTGAACCAAAGTCTCTTGACCAaatcttttaaaatctgaaatcTCAATAAATTTGGGTATTAAATCTGACCACTATTGGCTTATACAAATAAAATGCTAAAATTGCTTAAAATTAGGTTTTggaattaaacaaatattcaatgAAAAATCTTCCcatatgaatctttttttttttttttttttttttttttttttttttttttttttgtcatcctGGTTTCTCCactgtagaagaatgctctaaCTAAAGGTACTTTGCCAATTAGCAAATTCATGTTTTCAGGGTCATGACCCGCAACCTCTATACTAATTGGAACAAGTCCCCAAAAGCTGCTGTGCTCTGTGTATGCAGATAAACAATTTATTGTTCTTATAAAGCTGAGAAATGTATTTTGAATTTAGTAGACAACTTGTCaaaggtattttttttccatttaatttaatgattTTTCCCCCAGAGGGCAACATACATACGTAGAAGGCTAAATAGTCATACATATAAGTAGGAGGATTTGTTTGAGAAATCTTAAGCATAGACAGAATCTGGCTAATTCCTTATTGTATGGCAGCCGCACTGTACCATTGTTCCACATTTTCCTTTAATCGTGCCTATGACAAGTCACTCATACTGCTTTCTTCAGTGTCACACATGATCATCATAGAGTTATCTATTCCTTTTGCCACTAATTCTGCCCCTCATTCTTTATGGTGTTCAAGTGTGATTTGCCTTCAGAAATCCAAACTCTTCCATCTAGGCCACGCATGGATGATGATGTAGTCCACCAGCTGGTGGTATCAGGGTATTGAAGAGGCAGCCAAGTAATAGTACATCAGTGgacagattatttttttttatgtttgtttgttttttgttgtttgttttggttttcaagacagggtttctctttgtagccccagctgtcctgggactcactttgtagatcaggctggcctcaaactcacagagacctccctgcctttccctcccaagtgctgggattaaaggtgtgcacccccatcACCTGGCAACAGATTCTTTAGGAATACATTGCATGGTAGACTGTATCTTATCTCACTTTTCCTTGTTCTTAAAGTGAAATAAGTGATAATACATTATAGAAGGAGTTCTATACTTGAACACAAAGAGAGAATAATATTGTAAATATTATTCATGCATAATGTTTCAGACACTAAACATGTAACTACTTTTGCTCTGCCAATTCTTATAATCAGTTTATACATATTTAGGCTTCACAAGTTttctattaaaatgtttaaataatgtttttatttatttatttcctcatgattttgtacattttgtttatattcattCTTCTCTACCAACTCTTCTGAGATCATCCCCACCTCGCTACTGATTCAATTTctttttgtgttctctctctctctctctctctctctctctctctctctctctctctttctctctctctctccccctctctctctctctctcatacaaaaCAAAGATACTCATAGAGTCTACTTGGTATTGACCAACACCACTCCTGGGTGTAGGGTTTGCCCTGGCATTGGTCAATATACCAGGGATGTCACTGACTTTTTCTCTTCCAGCAGCAATCAGATTCTCATAGATCCCTTGTATGAGTAGGACTTTGTGCCTCCAAAACCCCTCCTCTGTGTCagcattttgtctggcttgacTTTGTGCAAACCTTTTGAGCActattgttttgcattttttagGGTAGTCAAGAGCCTGAGACTGGATATACCAGGGCCCTAGAGGAAAATCAAATACTATCAttcttctaaaaacaaaaacatagtaataaattgactcctaatggcattgtgctatacccacagatcagtgccttgttcagccatcatcagagtagCTTCTTatagtagatgggaactaacccagaaacccacaactggGCATTCTGCGGGgactgagagactttggagcatttAGActtaaatggaatgtcttcatcaaacccacTGTGTATGGCTCAGGGAGCcatgtggaagagaaggcagaaagattgtaagaggaagcagaaaggtgagAGATGACTCAACGGAAACAGTACTCTCCAGGCACAAAAGAACCAAGGCACGTAGGAACATACAGAGATTGTTCTGctgcatttttaaaatcaaattgttTGCTTCAAAAATACTCTCACAAATAAAAGTACATCCTTCAGGCTCATTTAACCTTAGGAGTGTATAATGacaatggataatttttttttcacataccaAGGTCAAATACACATGTCTAAGACATGCCTGGATTCTTTTCTCCATGAAGAATGGGATAGGATGAGATTATTGGAAAGCTATATCAAGCTTACTTAGGTATAGAGAAATCTTAGAATCTCAATATCTTATCTTTTTTATCTTTGAGTTGAAGACCTCTCCGTCTGCATTTAGGATGCATACAGTAAGGATGAAGTAACACACAGCAGAGTGTCAGTCCAGGTATGACTCAAGTCCTCACAATAATTTTTCCTAAATCTGAAAATCCAAGGAGaatgtttaataaaaatgtcAGTATGATGGACTTCTGCAGTAAACTAGATACtataaaattgatttaaaaatacaatggaGAGTTTTCTTTATGGTAATAGTTATGTTCCTTTGTAGTAGAACAgtgtatatttgatttcttatgAAATGGTAAGTAACATTCACACTAAAAGTTCAATGCTTGCAGAAAAGAAATGTCAAGATAAAGGTGAAGGACCTTGGAGTTAAGATATAACAGCTGCATAGATGACACTGGACTTTACTAATCCCTTAATGTAACCCTACGTAATAAATACAGATTCGAAGAGCCAAGGTTAAAAGTAAGTCAATGACAGTATCTTATGATTGGGCAGAAAACATAACATACAGAAATTCAGCATTGATTTTGTTTCCTGATTCACAGAACCAAAGTATAGTCAAGACTATTTTGTCTTCATCTCAACATTCAGCGTAATGAAAGCTTAAAGTGAAAATTAAGGACTGAACAAAACAGTTTTTAATACATTCAAGAAAGGCAGTGTAAGATGAACACAGGCAACTTTCTATACTCAGAAATTTGATTTAGCTTGAAAGAGGGTTTATTTTATGAAAACTGACATTTCATACTTCATACATGTATGGACAAGGATAAACTCAATCTTCAGGGATGCATAACTCTGCAAAGGAATAATATTGcagtattattatttaatttcaaCTCAATAATCCACACAACTAATTTTGTCATAAGCTTAGACATTGATCCTTTTGCTTGAATCAGCTGTTGTGCTCAGTGCAGCCAGGAATGCTCAGACACTGCATGGAGCATGGCAAGTTTAACATGTGCCATAGCCAGGAATGCTTGGACAGAACACTGCACAGAGAGCATGGTGAGCATGCCCTATGCTAGCGTCATTGTTTTTATGGTTCACTTTTAACAAATGAACTTAAGTCACTGCCCCAGATTCTAATGAAAATTGATGCTCAATGGAAATGAAAGCTGAATTTCTCTCTACAACTATATTTGAAAGagttttattcttatttaagTCACACATGTTTTGCTGGTAGGAATCAAATTGTCACAGTATCTACTCACTTAGCTCTTTCTCAACTTTTAATGCATAGCTTAGAAGTTCCAAGTTCATATTCTTTTGATTCTGGAAGGTGTCCTTGGGGAAGGGCTAAGGAAGGAGTCCTGACACTGCCCTCCAGTGATACCCCAGGGCTGATCAGTGAGTGCAGAATGTGTTCAGCAGTAACTTTATTACAACTACATGTAGAGGGGACCCTGTGGATTCTGCCCAGCTCCGACTGCAGGATGCTGATCTCAGTCTCAAGTGCTTAAGTGTTGCCAACTCATAGCTTTTTACTTTACTCCTTGAATTTCTTATCTTTTATTCTTATGTTGGGATCAAAACAACTAGAAATACATTGACTCTTAAGATACTACTTTTAAGGTTTGTCATGCATAACCAGAGAACAATTAATTTAATTACTTCCCATAAGAGcctcatttttttctataaactCTATTGCATCCTTGGTGAACTATAAAATGTTTCAAtttggctgagaaaaaaatcacttattcAGGTCATGCTGAACTCTGGGCCTTTTTCTTCTCATACCATGGGGTGTTTTGTGTCTTGGCCCTCTAGTCATTTGCTCATACACATACAAGGAATTAGGATTCTGACAACTGGGATAATGTGTAGATTCCTCTTCTGGAACAGCCAGTTTTTTCCATTCTTACATTCTCAATGTATAGGTCTTTTTAAATTCTCAGCAGTGATAGTGATGAATATAGAAGTTTtattctttctaatttttatcaATTCCAAGGAATTTATTAGTAGATGTGAGCTTTATTGACAGACTTCAATAGGTACACATTTCATCTGTAGAGTTAGGCAAATGTTTTGAATATGTATGTcttgaattttgaaaaatatacatTGTTATCTAATAATTCTACAGCTGTGTATATATTTTCCTTGCCATTGCTAACAGCTACCTGGTGATAGATATTATCAAACAGTCACCACCATACTCTTTTAATGCTTCCACAGAAGGGAAGTCTTAAAATACTCCTGTAAGTGATGAAAAACTACAaccaaatacatttaaatatattttcaagataCAATGAAAGTAAGCAAAACTAAATTATGTATAATTTATTGGGTAATTGAATATCTAGTAAAGATTATATAACATTATAACAACTGTCTTTAAGGTTATACTGTATGAAGAAAACAGGAATATCTACCATGAAATAATATAGTTAGAGTAATGTATCTTTATTGTGAAAGAGAAAATTgatagaatattgttttaaatttatcttagctaaaacattttcttaaacatttCTACAATATacgtgacattttatttgttctttaactTTATATAAATACAACACATATATGGGTTTATATGAGTCTGAGTTGGTGCCTCTATGTATTTGAGATCATATAACATGTATCATTCTACATTACCTCATTTCTTTCTAAAAGACTTAAAGCTTCATCTCCATAGAAGTGCTTAAGTCCAAGTTCTGTGACAGTCCTACTACATTACAGTTTTAAGAAACATCTTAACAAATAGATCCAGCGCGCTCATGACATTATTCTTTAGTTCACCTTCACTTTCAGTGctgtgaacatgcatacacattagAGAGTTACATGTGTATTTGAGTGAATAGTGGAGATCACtctatttttattcactttatttttatgagCTCTGACACCCTATCATTGCATTTACTTCCTAAGGGATACCTGTTACCAATGTTACTAACTATAAATATTCCTGATGGTAGAAATTCTGTATATAACACCATGTATAATGACCTAGAaggaaactgtttttttttatttatttagggagAAATAATTTCGACTAATTTCAATAGTTTAATTAACACACACATTAATGAGGTTGAATTCTCTCTATTGCAAAGTGTTGTTCTTATTCTTAAAGATTTCAATGTTGCTCTAGAATTAcctgagaaagggagagaaacacaGGTTTCTTTCTGTCTGGAAAATCCAGTATTCGTAAGATACAGACTAGTTTTTAAttgataataaaataatacatagatcattttcattttattcttggcACTTTTGAAGCTAAATATTTAAGAGCCCATGAAGACTAATAGTCATGACCAAAATTGAACATCTAAATTCTAATCTTGAACTCAGAGCATAAATGCTCAAGGACTAAGCCACACTGCTAATGTGGTACTTAAACTTTCTATGAAGTATTGTATTATTATATTTacctattttataaaatatagggTGAATATATGGTGGGTTAAAAATGGACTTTTGCTTTTCAATTGCTTAGTTTGTGAATATGGATCCTATTCTTAGTTCTTCTGGGGATATTACAAGTAACCTGAGTATGGAACAGAAATTAAGCTGTCCTCAGCCTACTTTTTCTAAACAAgagacaaaaaaatcaataagaactCAACACTGTCTCATTTACTTCAGCATTATTGTCATTCTCACTTTTACAGCTGCCATGACATAAGATTTCAGGAGAAACTTCAGCTGCTTCAGTTATGTAATTTCTAGGAAAAAAACATTAAGATCACACTTCTCTGTTTACATCAAAAACATCCCTTACTGAAAGAAAACATCTGGAAAATCCTCTCTTGAATTTGCTTCGTCTTCACTCCATAAATGATGGGGTTGAGGGTAGGAGGTACCACCACATAGAGGTTAGCAAAGAGAATGTGCATGTGACGTGGTATGCTGTGGCCCCCAAAACGGTGAGCAAAAAAGGTAAAGAGAGAAGGTGTATAAAACAGAAGGATGACACAGACATGGGAGCCGCATGTACCCAGAGCCTTGAGTCGGGCATCTCGAGATGGAATTCTAAATACTGAATGAGGTATAAGGGTGTAAGAGATGATGATAAGCACAATGTCCAGGCCTATGGAAAATAAAGGTACAGTCATTCCATAGTAAATATTGACTTTGATGTTGTCACAGGCCAACCTGGCAATGCCCATGTGTTCACAGTATGAGTGCCGAATGATGTTTCTCCCACAGTAGGTGAGCTGATAAACAAGAAAGACCAGGGGGAAGCAGATGAAGAAGCTTCTAGTCACAGATGCAAGGCCCATTCTGCCGATGACTGATGGAGTTAGAATGGTGGTATACCTTAGTGGAAAGCAGATGGCCACATAACGGTCAAATGCCATAGCCAGCAGTATGGCAGACTCTGCCACAAACATAAAGTGGAGAAAAAACATCTGAGACACACAGCTAGCaaaagaaatgcctccagctCGAAACCAGAAGATTGCAAGAACCTTTGGTGTGGTCACTGTAGATAGAATGATATCAGCCAAGGCCAACATAGAGAGGAAAAGGTACATTGGTTCATGAAGACTGTGATCAGTGAAGATCAGGAATATTAATAGGGTATTGCCTGCAAGGGCCACTATATACATTGAACAAATGGGGATAGAGAGCCAAATGTGTGCATATTCTAGTCCTGGGATCCCAATCATGGTGTACCAGATGTCTCTGAGATTGGTGTGATTTGAAGACATTGCCATCTCTTCTTTGTCCTCAGATACTGGAGCTTGGgactgaagaaaaatataaattacaaaaaattatGGTTATTTTGATTAGATTATCATGAAATATCACTTTGTGAAACTTATACATTAGCAATGAATTGACATATATGATTCAGTAATTGCTAGCCAGGTACAGCTCattaacaggaaaataaaaacttatAAGGGTTTGACAAAAATGATGATTATAATGAATAGAAACAAGCTTTAAATGTTTAGAAACCATGCTAAACTTATATGTTTAAGATCAAACATACAAATCCATGAATGGGTAAAAGGTTTTGCATACCATAGCTGGTTTTGTTCAGTTGTTAATTTCTTGATTCTTAATCAAAATACTCTTTACTGAAGTTCCAGAATTGTAGTGGTTTGGATACTCCTTATTGTCTTCCTAGAAACACAGTACTACTGAGGTCCATGCTAACTGTCATCCCTGCACTCTAATGTAAACACTGCCATAAAGCTATTGTATTTTTCCTTATTCTAGCAATGCATTTTTAGAAAATAgtagaaatagatgaaatctttGCTTTGCACAGCCTTGTATTTACTAAGTGTAAAACTGGAACTATGTTCTTGTTTTACATGATCACAGTCCACATTTGTTTTAGCTTAAACAACACTATGCAGCATGAGCATTTCTTTAGAACTAGTTCAGTTTATGCTGTCCTCTTATTTTCTAAGTACTACTTTCCTTCTCCAATGTCCCACCTACACTGATTCTTTTTCTCCCATTAAATCTCCCAGATTGTGtttaaattttagtattttcttctttatttctatttctgatgaAAGATGAAGAAGGGATTTTTGTGTTAGGTAAATCAGTCATGAAAGAAAGGCTATAAATTATCTTGACATAAGCCATCTATAAAAAGTAGTAATATCATTAACCAATATAAGAAGTGAAGTGAGAATTTCAGAAATTATAAAGATaaacataaatgtatttttattgagaaaaaacagagaaatattttgtttctaaaaAGAACTAAGTGGATGAATTCGGAAGGCTGTTTTAAACATTCATGATGCCCTGGAAAGAGAACCCTCCCTTAACTATATTTACCTCTGGCTTCCCTGATGccatcactattgtgctttcctAATATATTCTCATGGTTCTACCTTGTAGTGTTTCTGCTCTTACTTTTGTTATTACATTGCTATCATCATCATTGCCATCATAATCTATCATTATTAGATTTATCTTTCAAAttattgtattaaaaataaaatgagaggaaAATATTAAACCATGGCCAGTGTTTATAAAACTTTCAAAGGATTAATAATGGTCAAGTTCCAACACTGCAAAGTGTTGGAAATGTTGTATACATGACAATAAGTCATCATGACTGGTGGTAGTGAGAAGATAatcatttaaataaagaaaaatatagcaTGAAGGATTGAAGATTATTGGgaacttttcttttaaatgcaaAAGAGATGAAGCTCTCAGATTGGTCTATGTCAGAAGAATTAGGAGATGAAGCATTTAAAGGAAGGATCttaacagacttttttttaattaaaagtatacCGTTATGAAAAACAGTTCAATAAATGTGGGTAACCTGCTTCCTTAactgaaacaaaatgaaacacagggAACTGGTTAAGTTGCATGTACGAGATTTTTGGAAATACTACATTTGAAACAtctttgtaataaaataaaaatcagtatttaTTTGTTCTAATCCTCACATGAAAAATAGCTGAAAATTGTCCACTACAATTTCCAGCTATACTGCTTTTGGGCACTTACTCAATGGATTCTGCATCTTATTAGAGATATttgttcatccatgttcattgctgctctattcataatagccagattACAAAtagtctagatgtccatcaactgataaacggataatgaaaatgtactaTATTTACATAGTGGTATATTATTATTCagctgcttagaaaaatgaaatttccaaGTAAATGGATAAAGCTAGAATCAATTATCCTGAGAGACATAACTCAGACTGCAAAAGACAAACAATGCatgctttctcttatatgtgaatattatctttttaaatctttagatatgtgtgtCTCATTAGAATAACAGAGAGTTTAGATCATTAGTAAGGGATGAGGGGGTAGGAGGGAATCTTCCATGGAAGGGAAAATACAACAATGTCCTCTTTATAACAAAGAAACTACATTAGGAGAATTAAATAGAGAGGAGGATGTCAGTACAGggtaaaagagagaatatggggagagacaactGACACTAAAGGCATCTAGAAAAGATATAGTCATATTACTGTAGagacttcctaaaatacatacatatatgaaagaaatttaaacaaaatcatcATATAATGGGGTAGACagtgccccaactagacatcttatgaCACCAAGTAAGACTCCAGTGACAGAATGGGCTACATCTTATTGATCTATTGCCAAAGAGGTCCTATAAACTAAACCCCTAACTCTCACAGGCTATTACCAAGGCTGTTGATTACCCTCTATAACCTAACAGCAATATCCTTTTGCTGAAAACACACTCACTTATGTCATCTAACATAGAGAAATTAAGCTGGTGTCCAGATGGAAGCATCACCCCTACTGATTAGTTTTCATGCTACTGAGGATACTATGCATGCTACTATAGTATAAAGCTAATCATGAATAGCACCCAACTAGAATATCCTATGACCaacaacagtgacctgcctgaAAGACATACTGGTGTGATAGTGGCACacatgttatgggagtaaccaaacaTAATTGATTGGATTAAGgcacactccatgagatggaacccatatctgacattTTTTAAGTATCCAAGAAATTGAGACTAGGTAGGTTATGGACCCTAGGGGAAAATGTACTGCTATTATTCTGTTAAagtaatacagaaataaaatgactcttaatgacatgtTGCTATATCCGTAGATCAGtac includes:
- the LOC131901329 gene encoding olfactory receptor 52Z1P-like; this translates as MAMSSNHTNLRDIWYTMIGIPGLEYAHIWLSIPICSMYIVALAGNTLLIFLIFTDHSLHEPMYLFLSMLALADIILSTVTTPKVLAIFWFRAGGISFASCVSQMFFLHFMFVAESAILLAMAFDRYVAICFPLRYTTILTPSVIGRMGLASVTRSFFICFPLVFLVYQLTYCGRNIIRHSYCEHMGIARLACDNIKVNIYYGMTVPLFSIGLDIVLIIISYTLIPHSVFRIPSRDARLKALGTCGSHVCVILLFYTPSLFTFFAHRFGGHSIPRHMHILFANLYVVVPPTLNPIIYGVKTKQIQERIFQMFSFSKGCF